The DNA sequence AGAATTGAATATGAATAAAGAGTCTTTAAAATGAAATATCTCTGCCCTATTAATACAAAAATCACCCCGGCTTGCGGGGTGATTCTTTTGATGCGATGGAAAGTGTAATTATTCTCTGTTTTTTACAACAATCCAACCTGAGAATTTTATCGGAGTACTGTTTTTATTATTTTCATTCCATGAAACAGAATACCAGTAATTTCCTGTAGGAACTTTTTTACTTCCATTAGTGGTACCTGCCCACTTGTAGCCATTGGTTTTATCGGCCTGGAACATTTTGTAACCATATCTGTCGAAGATGCCTATTTCCAGATTCTGTTTATTGGCAAGTGCAGAATAATCTACAAAATCATTAATGCCATCATCATTAGGAGTGATCACGTTGATCAGATTAGGTACCGTAATATTAACTTCCACAGGAACGCAATTATAACCGTCTCTTACATATATTTTAGCTTCTCCTCTGGCAATATTGGTGAAGATATTAGAATCCTGCCAGTTGATATTATCCATAGAATACTGGTAAGGAGGAGTTCCGCCATTGGCATATATTGTCACTGTGCTTCCTGAAATATCAACAGTGGTAACAACCGGATTATCGGAAGGATATACTGTTACTTTTTGAGTGGCAATACAATCTCCGGTTTTAAGTTTTACCCAATAAGTCCCTACACCTACATTCTTGATAGATTGAGTTGTAGCTCCTGTGCTCCATTCATAGCTTTTGAAACCTGCCCCTGCATCTAATGTGGTTGTATTTTCTATACAGATCGTCTGATCAAGTAATGTTCTTGAGAAAACCGGAGGAATGACAGTTAAAGTAACCTTGGCAATTGAATAACATCCGTTTGCGCTGAATACTTTAATGTAAACAACTCCATTAGGTGCGATGTATGCTGCCGGCGTAGAGATCGCATTTGTTCCGCTGATGGCGTCAGTTAAAGATGGGTAATATTCTTTTGTTAGTCCACCTTGAGAAACGACAGCTCCTGTAAGATTAAACGATGCCATAGATGGATTGGTTTCTATAAAGCAGGATTTTATTTCAACATCATTGACAACAACAACAGGATAGATGTTAAGTGTAACTTTAGCTGTACTTACACAACCCTGAGGAGTAGTTACTCTTACATATAAAGTAGCTGCTGCTGAAGCGTAGGCGGAAGGGTTTGTAATTTGATTAGTTCCGTTATTGAGATCATATAAAGTTGGATAGAATTCTTTGGTAGCCCCAGCTACAGTCGTTACAGCGGCAGTGTTAAGATCAAATGTGGCTGTTCCTGCATTGTTATTATTACAACCTGTAAGGCTTGCATCTGTTGCAGCAAATGGAGTAGGATTAAGCTGAATGACTCCGTCACCATTATCACAAAGCGTAGAAGTAGGATCTTTTACCACAACCTTGATGGTAGTATTTCCTGAATATTGGAAACTTGCAGGATTGGCAATAGGGGTGGAACTTCCCAAAACATAATAAGTGAAAACGTAGTTTGCAGGATTATTGACAAATTGAGAGTTGAAAGAAGTAAGGTCCACTACACCATTTCCGGTAGCGGGATTTGTACATACGAAAGGAGTTACCGTATTACTTAAAATAGGAACTTTATCTACGAATACTTTAACATCTTTAATAGAATGTCTTGCACTTGCACCTCCGGTTGCGGCAGAAAAACCGAAATACCCCTGTGACATTCCCACTGCACCTCCGGAAGGAGCAAAAGACTGATCTACGATAAGTACCCCGTTGATTCTTACTTTAATAATCCAGTTTGTGGGATTGGTAAGGTCTGTTTCTCCGTTTACTTCAACGTGTCTGTAAGTATCTCCTACAAACGGTTGAGTGGCAATAAGGTCCGGAGAATGGAATGTACTTCCCGGAGTAGTGTTGAATTCGATATTATTACCAGCTGTATTATTGGTGCCATAAAGAATGTGAACTTTACTCATCTGCCCCTCAGTAGTGTTATTGAAGATATCAAAACCAACCATTAGTCCGGAAGCATTTGCGGGAATACCAAGCCCTCCTCCTGAAACGAATCCTGTAGGTGGATTGGCAAGATACCAGAAAGTAAAGCCATCTCCTTTTCCGAACTGAGCAGTTCCGTTTCCGTCAATTCTGAAATCGAATTCCACTTTCCATTTATCACAATAGCTCAGGGTAATAGGAGTGGATAATTTTACAGCCCCGTATCTGCTGGTCTGATCGGTGGTAAGTCTTACAAAGTCTCCGCTTACTATAGCATCAGAGACAAGATCCCAACCTGTTGTATTTATAGGGTTTCCGGTAAGTTGGTATGTTTGTGAAAATAACCTTCCCGGCAAGCATAATAAGATAGTCAGTAAAAAAATGAGTATATCTTTTTTCATAGTGGATGGATTATGATGTTATTTGTTTTTTGATATAAAATTGATTTGTTACATGTTTAATTTGATTATAAAGACAATATTTAATTTCAAATTCAGGAGGTGAGAATCCTTGTTTTAATATCGAAACTACCCCATATGAGGTAGTTCCGGATACTAAATTTATTCTCTGTTTTTAACCAACACCCAGCCTGAATATTTGGTTTCTGTATTGTCTTTATTGTTCTCATTCCATGAGATCGTGTACCAGTAAGTTCCTGTAAGAACTTTTTTACCGGAAGCCGTTCCGTCCCATGTGAAGTTTCTCATTTTTCCTGCCTCATATAATTTATTACCATATCTGTCGTATACGATGAATACCAGATTTTTCTTGTAAGCAAGTGCTGAATAGTCAATAAAGTCGTTTACGTTATCGCCGTTTGGAGTGATGGCATTAATCAGATTAGGTACGGTAATCTGAACTTCAACAGGAGTACAGTTGTAGAAGTCTTTTACATACACTCTTACTTCTCCTCTTGCAAGTCCGGTGAATATATTGCTGGTCTGCCAGTTGACTCCATCCAGAGAGAATTGATACTGAGGTTTTCCTCCTGCTACATTCACTGTGATTGTGTTGTTGTCAATATCAATGCTGGAAATCACAGGATTTGCAGATGCGTTTATTTTTACAATCTGTGTTGTGAAACAGTTCCCAGTTTTAAGTCTCACCCAATAAACACCTACTCCCAGATCTTTAACAGATGAGGTGGTTGCTCCGGTGCTCCATTCATAGCCATCAAATCCAGGACCTGCATCCAGATCTGTTTTTTCACCTATACAAATGGTTTTGTCTTTCAACACCGAAGATGTTACGGGTGGTAATACAATAAGGTTGATTTTAGCAATATTGAAACATCCGTTGGCATCTGTTACTTTTGCGTACACGACAGTACTTGTAGATAAGTACTGAAGGGGATTCATGATCTCATTGGTTCCGTCTAAAGCATTAGCAATGGAGGTGTAGTATTTTTTTGTCACACCGCTGTTTAATGTAGTAACATTCGCAGTGGTCAGATTAAAAATAGCACTGGTAATATTAGTTTCAATAAAGCATGATCTAAGTGTAGCTTCCTGCACAGGAGTGTCCGGGTAAAATGCCAGCGTTATTTTTGCTGTACCTGTACATCCCTGAGGGGTTGTTACTTTTACATATACTTCTCCGGGAGCAGAGAAGTAACTGCCTGGATTTTGAATTTCATTCGTGTCTGCATTAAGATCAGCTAACGTTTTATAATATTTTTTAACAGCGCCGGGAACACCTGTGACATTTGCTGTATTCAGGTTGAAAGTGGCTGTTCCTGCTTTGTTATTGTTACATACCGTAATCGTTTTGTCCTCAGCTTTAAAAGGAGCAAGAACCAGTAATATTTTACCATCCGGGTTGTCACAGAGCAGTCCTGCATTATCTTTAATAACAACAGTAACTGTTGTATTTGCATTGAATTGATAGTTGGCAGGGGTAGCAATAGGAGTAGAGCTTCCCAGTGGATAATAACTAAATGTATAATTTGAAGGATTGCTGACAAATTGCGAGTTGAAAGATGTCAGGTTTACAGATCCGTATCCGGTAGTAGGATTAGGACAGAAAGACTGAGTTGCTGAG is a window from the Chryseobacterium indologenes genome containing:
- a CDS encoding T9SS type B sorting domain-containing protein; this encodes MKKDILIFLLTILLCLPGRLFSQTYQLTGNPINTTGWDLVSDAIVSGDFVRLTTDQTSRYGAVKLSTPITLSYCDKWKVEFDFRIDGNGTAQFGKGDGFTFWYLANPPTGFVSGGGLGIPANASGLMVGFDIFNNTTEGQMSKVHILYGTNNTAGNNIEFNTTPGSTFHSPDLIATQPFVGDTYRHVEVNGETDLTNPTNWIIKVRINGVLIVDQSFAPSGGAVGMSQGYFGFSAATGGASARHSIKDVKVFVDKVPILSNTVTPFVCTNPATGNGVVDLTSFNSQFVNNPANYVFTYYVLGSSTPIANPASFQYSGNTTIKVVVKDPTSTLCDNGDGVIQLNPTPFAATDASLTGCNNNNAGTATFDLNTAAVTTVAGATKEFYPTLYDLNNGTNQITNPSAYASAAATLYVRVTTPQGCVSTAKVTLNIYPVVVVNDVEIKSCFIETNPSMASFNLTGAVVSQGGLTKEYYPSLTDAISGTNAISTPAAYIAPNGVVYIKVFSANGCYSIAKVTLTVIPPVFSRTLLDQTICIENTTTLDAGAGFKSYEWSTGATTQSIKNVGVGTYWVKLKTGDCIATQKVTVYPSDNPVVTTVDISGSTVTIYANGGTPPYQYSMDNINWQDSNIFTNIARGEAKIYVRDGYNCVPVEVNITVPNLINVITPNDDGINDFVDYSALANKQNLEIGIFDRYGYKMFQADKTNGYKWAGTTNGSKKVPTGNYWYSVSWNENNKNSTPIKFSGWIVVKNRE
- a CDS encoding lectin-like domain-containing protein, which translates into the protein MNKNLLLYLSVFLLCIAGKSFAQTYQLTGNPVTTTGWTMVSPTQVNTDFIQLTPDTNNQSGSIRLNDPINLKYCDKWRVEFDFRMDSNQTSNGDGIAFWYLANPPVASVLGSGLGVSQNAVGLIVGLDTYNNTTTATMSKVHVAYGQVQNTTDTNNVEFFNVAGSSFHSPDLNTTQPFQGTTFKHVEVTAQVNPAAPTSWILKITIDGNVICNQSFAPSGTAAAMTVGYFGFSASTGGARSRHSIKNVKIYTDKVPILQNSATQSFCPNPTTGYGSVNLTSFNSQFVSNPSNYTFSYYPLGSSTPIATPANYQFNANTTVTVVIKDNAGLLCDNPDGKILLVLAPFKAEDKTITVCNNNKAGTATFNLNTANVTGVPGAVKKYYKTLADLNADTNEIQNPGSYFSAPGEVYVKVTTPQGCTGTAKITLAFYPDTPVQEATLRSCFIETNITSAIFNLTTANVTTLNSGVTKKYYTSIANALDGTNEIMNPLQYLSTSTVVYAKVTDANGCFNIAKINLIVLPPVTSSVLKDKTICIGEKTDLDAGPGFDGYEWSTGATTSSVKDLGVGVYWVRLKTGNCFTTQIVKINASANPVISSIDIDNNTITVNVAGGKPQYQFSLDGVNWQTSNIFTGLARGEVRVYVKDFYNCTPVEVQITVPNLINAITPNGDNVNDFIDYSALAYKKNLVFIVYDRYGNKLYEAGKMRNFTWDGTASGKKVLTGTYWYTISWNENNKDNTETKYSGWVLVKNRE